The stretch of DNA CCTGGACACAACTGGACACAGCCAGATACCCCCTGGAACCACCCTGGACACAACTGGACACGGCCAGATACCCCCTGGAACCACCCTGGACACAACTGGACATGGCCAGATACCCCCTGGAACCACCCTGGACACAGCCAGGTATCCCTGGAACCACCCCGGACACAACTGGACGTGGCCAGATAGTCCTGGAACCACCCTGGACACAACTGGACACAGCCAGATACTCTCTGGAACCATCCCGGACACAGCCGGACATGGCCAGATACCCCCGGGAACCACCCTGGACACAACTGGACATGGCCAGATACCTCTGGAACCACCCTAGACGCAGCTGGACACGGTCAGATACCCCCGGACATGGCCTGGACACAACTGGACACAGCCATATACCCCCTGGAACCACCCCGGACACAGCCGGACACGGCCAGATACCCCCTGGAACCACTCTGgacacagctggacacagctggacacagccaAACACCCCGGGAACCACCCTGGACACAACTGGATACAGCCAAATACCCCTGGAACCACCCTGGACAAAGCCAGGTATCCCCAGGACTACCCTGGACACAACTGGACACAGCTGGACATGTCCAGACACACCTGGGGACGCCTGGACACGGCCTGCACCCACCTGGACCCACCTGGACCCACCCTGGACCTACCTGGACCCACCTGGACACCCCCTGGACGCACCCTGGACACGCCCTCCCCCCCCGGTGTCACCGAGCACCCGCCACCAGCGGGACCCGGGAGGATCCAGGAGGTCCCCGAGGTGTCCCCGGCGCGTCCCCAGCTCCCCCCGGTGACAATAAAGgcgtccctgtcccccccggGTGCCCCCCCGCGCTGACCACGAGCCCGCCGTGTCCGTGCCGTCCTTTATTGTCCCCCGAACAGGTCCTCGTTGTACACCACCTGCGAGCGCTTGTCCCGGTGCGAGCCCTTGGCGCTGTTCTTCACGGCTGGGGGGGCACGGGCCGGGGTCAGGGGGGGTGGGCgccaccccagggacaccccccccccccccagagacccccgggaGCGCCCCCAGACtcacccagggacccccagagcGACTTCCCGGTGGCGGCGTCCAGCATGGGCTGCTTGCGGGCGATGCTGACCTTGAGCTGCACGTCCTGGACCACGGCCCCGTTCAGCTgcgggggagggggcgggggtCAGCGGGGCAGGGAcccctccccgggacccccaaaagcCGCCCCAAAGCCAGCCCGGCCCCACCTCGGCCATGGCCTGGTCGGCCGACTCCATTTTCTCGTAGGTGACGAAGGCGCAgctgaggggacagagggaagggGTGGGGCACTCAGGACACGCCCACGATGACCACACCCTGTCCTGGCCACACCCACACCGCCAATAATTAACCCTACCCGCTTTGGCCACACCCCTAATGGCCACACCCACACCGCCAATAATTAACCCCGCCCGCTTTGGCCACACCGCTAATGGCCACACCCACACCGCCAATAATTAACCCCGCCCGCTTTGGCCACACCCCTAATGGCCACACCCACACCGCCAATAATTAACCCCGCCCGCTTTGGCCACACCGCTAATGGCCACACCCACACCAATAATTAACCCCTGCCTGCTTTGGCCACACCGCTAATGGCCACACCCACAGTGCCAATAATTAACCCCGCCCACTTTGGCCACACCGCTAATGGCCACACCCACACCGCCAATAATTAACCCCGCCCGCTTTGGCCACACCGCTAATGGCCACACCCACATCCTGTGACCCCGGCCATGTTCCTGTGACCCCACCCACATTCCCGTGACCCCGCCCACATCCCTGTGGCCCCGCCCACATCCCATGACCCCGCCCACGCATAGCCCCACCCACATTCCCATGACCACACCCTTAGCCCCACCCACAACTGGACCCCACCCTGTTTAGCCCCTCCCACTGCCCACGCCCCCACCCCGCTTAGCCACGCCCAAACGCTTAGCCACGCCCAAATCAAAAACCCCACCCACTCCTAGCCCCTCCcaccgccccggccccgccccccggccccaCCCACTTGCGGGGCGTGTCCATGGAGAGGTCGATGATGGCGCCGAAGGGGCCGAAGGCCGCCCGCAGCAGCTCCGGGCTCAGCTCGGCCCCGTGCACGTAGAGCGTGTTCCCCttgcggggcgggcggcgctcGGGGAACGAGTCCGACcctggggggcacgggggggctCGAACGGGGACACCCCCGGCACCCCGATGTTCAcaacccccccaggacccccctcAACCCCACAGGAACCCTCCCCCAAAACCCATTCGGGTCCCAAATTGCTCCCCTGCTCTCAGTGCTTTGGGATCTTCCCGGGTTTTGCGGTCCCACCCCtgaattttggggtcccaccACTGGGTTTTGGGGCTCCACCTCCAAGTTTTAGGATCCTCcctgggttttggggtcccacctgaattttggggtcccaccCCCGGGTTTTGGGGTCCTCCCCAAATTTTGGGATCCCACCCCCGGGTTTTGAACACAGCCCAGATTTGGGGTCACGCCCAGTTTTTAGGGTCCCACCCCAGGTTTGGGTTCTCCCCCCAGGCTTAGGATGCTCCCTCAGGTTTTGGGTTCCCCCTGGTGTTTTTAGCCCCCTCCCCCAGTATTTTTAGGCCTTCCCAGTATTTTTAGCTCCCTCTCCCAGCGTTTTTAGGGTCCCCCACAGGGAGTTTAGGTCCCCCCCGGTGTTTTTAGGGCCCCCGTACTGCGGAAGGCGCCGtcgcgctcccgccgctcctcgggCTCGGGCTCGGGGTCCCAGTCCAGGCGCCGCTCCCCCCGCTCGGGGGgctccccccgcgccccccccctCGGGCTCCCGCAGCCGGTCGGTGGCGCTGACGAAGCTGGGGGGATAcgggggggggtcagggggtccccaaatccccccagacCCACGGGGggtccccaaagccccccagaCCCGCGGGGGGCCCCCGCTCACCTCTCATAGAGCGATTTCCTCTGGGGGCGGCGCGACTGCGGAACGGGAGGGGGTGACTgggggggtcccggcgttgGGGGACCCCCAGAACAAACGGGGGGGGGGTCCCTCCACACCCcaagccccccagcccccccttTTTGGGGTCTCGGTACCTCCTGGGAGTCGTCGTCGGCCGAGACGCTGCGCTGGAAGGGCTGGAACGTGGGGGTGGGGCCCTTCTCggggtcctggggggggggAACGGGGTGAGGGGGGGTCCCCAAATATCCCTAGGGTGCCCCCAGGggtatggggggggggggctgagggggtttggggtgatgGGAGAGGGGGATCCTGGGGGGTTTGGGAGGGTTCCAAGGTCTCCAGGTGGGGGAGAAGGGTCTGGGGGGTCCCCaagggggtttggggagggtcccaggggagttttggggggggtcccgggttgggggggggcacagggagcgtGGGAATGGAAGGAATCTTTAGAAAGGCAGAGAGTGGGGGGTAACAGGGAGATTTGGGGGGATCcccggggatttggggtggggcCACAGAACAtgggggggccctggggggttttggggaaatTGAgaatttgggggggttgggtGGCGCTGAGGAGCCCTGGGGAGGTcagggggggtcccgggggggatCCCGGGGGGGGTCCCACCTTGAGCTTGCCCTCGAGCGTCCGGGAGCGCTTGAACCCCGAGTTCTTGTTCTCGGCCTTGATGGCGCTGATGGCGCCGGACTTGACCAGCAGCTTGGCCTGCTCGGTGGCCGTGGCCGTGTCCACGGGGGGGCTGGTCCGACATGGCtggggggggcacgggggggtcaCAGCCCGGGGGGACCCCGAAGGCCCCTCCCCCACACAGAGCAAAGCACAAAGCGCCCACGCggagacccctccccaaaagGGATCGCAGCGGTTGGGGGCTACGGGGGGGTCCAGAgccctcccccccctcccccaattttctcctcccccctcccccattctctcctcccccctccccattttctccccccccccattttcccttccccctccccaatttcccctcccccctccccattttcctcccccctccccattttctcccccctccccattttctccccccctcccccattttctccccctcccactttctcctcccctccccactttctcctcccctccccactttcccctctccctccccattttctcctcctcctccccctccccattttcccctccccctccccattttcccttccccccctccccattttcccttcccccctccccattttctcccccccccctcACAGCGTTTGATGCCGCCCTGGGCGCTGCTCCCGGCCgagctctgctgcttcttcagcgCCAGCAGCGCCTTTTTCTGCGGGGTGGGGACGGGGGGTGAGAGGGGACGGGAGGGGTTGGGGCCGCTCCAGAgcccccccccgagcccccgtTCCGTCCGCACCTTCTTCCGCAGCTTGGCGAAGCGTTTCTGCagcgcctcctcctcctccgtgAGCCCCGGCGGCAGGGTCAGCATGGCGGCGGCGTGGGGAGAGGACaccggggggacaccggggggacaCCGAGCTCACGCGGTTTCCGTGGCAACGGCGCGGCCGCACCGGGAGCGAGGCGGAAGCGAGTGGCGCCTTCCCAGAGAGCACCGCGCCCGGAGAAGCGCCTCCCCATTGGCTGGCTGACTGGTCTGTGCCGGCGAGGGCGGGGCTGCCCGGCTGAGAGCACTTCGGTTGGCTTCGGGCACttccggcggcggcggggagggaGCGCTTCCGGGTCAGGGCGCCGGttggcggggccggagcggggatggagctggagcggATCGGTGAGGccgggggggcccggggggctcCGAGGCGGGCTTGGCGTGCCCGGTGGCGGCGCGGGGCGGTCTCttgggggctgtgggaggggGCCCGGGGGCCTCCCGGTGGTCCCCGGTGACCGGCCcggtgcccccccccccccagcccgtGCCCCCCCGCGGGCCGCGGGAGCTGCCGCTggcgctgctggagctgggctgcgCGGGGCGCTTCGAGCTCCTGACGGGACCCCCGGGCGCCGCCGAGGCCCCCGAGCCCGCGCCACCGTGAgtgacccccccccccgaaaaaccccaaaaacggCCCCGGAGACCCCAAAACATCCCCGGAGACCCCAAAAACAGCCCCGGAACCCCCAAAAACGTCCCAAACCCCCAGAGTCCCCAAAAACAGCCCCggaccccccccaaaacacccccggacccccagagcctccccaaaaacacccccagacccccaaaAACCAGCCCCGGGGCTCCCCAGAACTCCCCCGgatccccagagccccccaaaatacccccggacccccccaaaatacccccggatcccaaaaacaccccagaCCCCCCCCCAACCGCtcccagacccccccaaaacacccccggacccccccaaaacacccGCAGAGCCCCCAAGACACCCCAATacccagacccccccccccccccaaaacacccccaaactccccaaaaacatcccaaccccccccccaaaacagcCCAGACCACCCCCAAACATCCCCGGACACCCCAGAGCCCCCAAAACAGCCCCGGGCCTCTCCCAAACACCCCCGGACCCCTCCCAAACATCCCAGACTCCCCCAggcaccccaaaaaaacccccaggcaccccaaaaacaccctcggaccccccaaaactcccccagaccccccaaaactcccccagagctccaaaaaacacccccagacaccccaaaaaatatcccaaacacccccagacccccccaaaaacaccccctatccccccccttccccaccccccccccctttgGGTGCCCCCCGCCCCTTTCGGGGTCCCCTCCGCTCcctgtgttgttttttggggggggggtctcGCCCCCGTGCCCACCCCGGTGCCGCCCTCCCCCCGCAGCTGCCGCGGGGGCTGCCCCCGTTCTGTGCCCCGCTGGCGGCCGAGCTGGAGCTGCGGCTACTGAGCACCCCCGAGTGGGCTACCGATCCACGACCACCAGCGGGCCCGCAGGTGTGGGGCGGGGaacggggctggggctggaaatggggctgggggctgggaacggggctggaaatggggctgagggctgggaacggggctggaaatggggctgggggctcgggggggctgggaacggggctgggggctcggggggaatggaaatggggctgggggctcaggagggatggaaatggggctgggggctggaactggggctgggggctcggGGGGGATGGAAATGGGACTGGGGGCTGGGAACGGGGCtggaaatggggctgggggctgggaacggggctgggggctggaaatggggctgggggctcggGGGGATGAaacggggctgggggctggaaatggggctgggggctgggaacggggctgggggctcgggggggaatggaaatggggctgggggctgggaacggggctgggggctcaggagggatggaaatggggctgggggctggaaatggggctgggggctcaggagggctggaaatggggctgggggctcggGGGGAATGGAAATGGGGCTGAGGGCTGGGAACGGGGCTGGAAATGGGGCTGGGGCTCGGGGGGGGCTGGGAACGGGGCTGGGGGCTCGGGGGAAtggaaatggggctggggggctcaggagggatggaaatggggctggggctggaactGGGCTGGGGGCTCGGGGGGGATGGAAATGGGACTGGGGGCTGGGAACGGGCtggaaatggggctgggggctgggaacggggctggggggctgggCTGAaatgggggctggggggctcggGGGATGGAaacggggctgggggctggaaatggggctgggggctgggaacggggctgggggctcggggggaatggaaatggggctgggggctcaggagggatggaaatggggctgggggctggaaatggggctgggggctcaggagggctggaaatggggctgggggctcggGGGGAATGGAAATGGGGCTGAGGGCTGGGAACGGGGCtggaaatggggctgggggctcgggggggggctgggaacggggctgggggctcaggAGGGATGGAAATGGGCTGGAAATGGgtctgggggctctgggggggctctggggggtcCTGGGCTGGGGGGTCTTCAGTGCGTGGGGTGAGGTTCGAGGGGGGTCCGGGGTCACAGGGGGTGTGCACGtccctcagagtgaccacagtgaccactgtccctcagagtgaccacagtgacccctgtccctcagagtgaccacagtgaccgcTGCCCttcagagtgaccacagtgaccactgtccctcagagtgaccacagtgaccactgtcccctcagagtgaccacagtgaccgcTGCCCttcagagtgaccacagtgaccgcTGTCCTTCAGAGTGATCACAGTGACACCCTGtccctcagagtgaccacagtgaccgctgtccctcagagtgaccacagtgacaccctgtccctcagagtgaccacagtgaccgcTGCCCTTCAGAGTGATCACAGTGACCACTGtccctcagagtgaccacagtgaccactgtccttcagagtgaccacagtgaccgcTGCCCTTCAGAGTGATCACAGTGACCACTGtccctcagagtgaccacagtgaccactgtccctcagagtgaccacagtgaccgcTGCCCTTCAGAGTGATCACAGTGACCACTGtccctcagagtgaccacagtgaccactgtccctcagagtgaccacagtgaccgcCTGCCCTTCAGAGTGATCACAGTGACACCCTGTCCCTCAGAGTGACCCACAGTGACCACTGtccctcagagtgaccacagtgacaccctgtccctcagagtgaccacagtgaccgcTGCCCTTCAGAGTGATCACAGTGACACCCTGtccctcagagtgaccacagtgaccactgtccctcagagtgaccacagtgaccgctgtccctcagagtgaccacagtgaccactgtcctcagagtgaccacagtgaccgcTGTCCCTCAGAGTGACCGCACTGACCCCTTGTtcctcagagtgaccacagtgaccccGTCCCTCAGAGTGACCGCTGTGACCCCTGtccctcagagtgaccacagtgaccccCTGTCCCTCAGAGAGACCACAGTGACCACTGtccctcagagtgaccacagtgacaccctgtccctcagagtgaccacagtgaccactgtccctcagagtgaccacagtgacacCCTGTCCCTCAGAGAGACCACAGTGACCACTGtccctcagagtgaccacagtgacacCCTGTCCCTCAGAGAGACCACAGTGACCACTGTCCttcagagtgaccacagtgaccactgtccttcagagtgaccacagtgaccgctgtccctcagagtgaccacagtgaccactgtccctcagagtgaccacagtgacacCCTGTCCttcagagtgaccacagtgaccactgtccctcagagtgaccacagtgaccgctgtccctcagagtgaccacagtgaccgcTGTCCttcagagtgaccacagtgacacCCTGTCCttcagagtgaccacagtgaccactgtccctcagagtgaccacagtgaccactGTCCCTCAGAGAGACCACAGTGACCGCTGCCCttcagagtgaccacagtgacccccctgtccctcagagtgaccacagtgaccgctctccctcagagtgaccacagtgaccactgtccttcagagtgaccacagtgacaccctgtccctcagagtgaccacagtgaccgctgtccctcagagtgaccacagtgacaccctgtccctcagagtgaccacagtgaccactgtccctcagagtgaccacagtgaccactgtccttcagagtgaccacagtgaccccTGTCtctcagagtgaccacagtgacccctgtccctcagagtgaccacagtgacaccctgtccctcagagtgaccacagtgaccactgtccctcagagtgaccacagtgaccactGTCCCTCAGAGAGACCACAGTGACCGCTGCCCttcagagtgaccacagtgaccactgtccctcagagtgaccacagtgaccgcTGCCCttcagagtgaccacagtgaccgcTGTCCTTCAGAGTGATCACAGTGACACCCTGtccctcagagtgaccacagtgaccgctgtccctcagagtgaccacagtgacaccctgtccctcagagtgaccacagtgaccgcTGCCCTTCAGAGTGATCACAGTGACCACTGtccctcagagtgaccacagtgaccactgtccttcagagtgaccacagtgaccgcTGCCCTTCAGAGTGATCACAGTGACCACTGtccctcagagtgaccacagtgaccactgtccctcagagtgaccacagtgaccgcTGCCCTTCAGGAGTGATCACAGTGACCACTGtccctcagagtgaccacagtgaccactgtccctcagagtgaccacagtgacgCGCTGCCCTTCAGAGTGATCACAGTGACACCCTGtccctcagagtgaccacagtgaccactgtccctcagagtgaccacagtgacaccctgtccctcagagtgaccacagtgaccgcTGCCCTTCAGAGTGATCACAGTGACACCCTGtccctcagagtgaccacagtgaccactgtccctcagagtgaccacagtgaccgctgtccctcagagtgaccacagtgaccactgtccttcagagtgaccacagtgaccgcTGTCCCTCAGAGTGACCGCACTGACCCCTTGTtcctcagagtgaccacagtgaccccGTCCCTCAGAGTGACCGCTGTGACCCCTGtccctcagagtgaccacagtgaccccCTGTCCCTCAGAGAGACCACAGTGACCACTGtccctcagagtgaccacagtgacaccctgtccctcagagtgaccacagtgaccactgtccctcagagtgaccacagtgacacCCTGTCCCTCAGAGAGACCACAGTGACCACTGtccctcagagtgaccacagtgacacCCTGTCCCTCAGAGAGACCACAGTGACCACTGTCCttcagagtgaccacagtgaccactgtccttcagagtgaccacagtgaccgctgtccctcagagtgaccacagtgaccactgtccctcagagtgaccacagtgacacCCTGTCCttcagagtgaccacagtgaccactgtccctcagagtgaccacagtgaccgctgtccctcagagtgaccacagtgaccgcTGTCCttcagagtgaccacagtgacacCCTGTCCttcagagtgaccacagtgaccactGTCCCTCAGAGTGACCACCAGTGACCACTGTCCCTCAGAGAGACCACAGTGACCGCTGCCCttcagagtgaccacagtgacccccctgtccctcagagtgaccacagtgaccgctctccctcagagtgaccacagtgaccactgtccttcagagtgaccacagtgacaccctgtccctcagagtgaccacagtgaccgctgtccctcagagtgaccacagtgacaccctgtccctcagagtgaccacagtgaccactgtccctcagagtgaccacagtgaccactgtccttcagagtgaccacagtgaccccTGTCtctcagagtgaccacagtgacccctgtccctcagagtgaccacagtgaccccctgtccctcagagtgaccacagtgaccactGTCCCTCAGAGTGACCGCAGTGACCCCTTGTtcctcagagtgaccacagtgaccccGTCCCTCAGAGTGACCGCTGTGACCCCTGtccctcagagtgaccacagtgaccccgtccctcagagtgaccacagtgatCCCGTCCCTCAGAGTGACCGCAGTGACCCCTTGTtcctcagagtgaccacagtgacccctgtccctcagagtgaccacagtgaccgcTGTCCttcagagtgaccacagtgaccactGTCCCTCAGAGTGACCGCTGTGACCCCCTGtccctcagagtgaccacagtgaccgcTGTCCCTCAGAGTGACCGCTGTGACCCCCTGtccctcagagtgaccacagtgaccgcTGTCCCTCAGAGTGACCGCAGTGACCCCTGTCCcccccaggagctggcagaggacCCCGGAGCCGCGGGCGCTCTTCTCCCTGGACCCCACGCCGGTGGCCGGGGAGCTCCGGGCCGAGCGGGACCCCCGCACGGGCGCCCTCACGGGCTTCACCGAGGTGGGGGCTCTGggtgggggtctctgggggggtctctgggggtcCGGGGGCTcgccctgaccccccccccggcccccccaggagctgctgccgtCCGTGGGGCTCTCGGCCTCCAACTCGCCCTCGCTGCTCCGGccgcccggcccgcccggcgaggggctgcgggggggCATCTCCAGCTGCCCCTTCTGGCCAGGTAcggccccccaccccccccgggacccccggcccgccccccccgggacccccgagccctgcagagcccccccaaaccccccctgcCCCACAGGGGGTCAGGACgagcccagcctggagcagatcCGGGCCccgcaggagcagcaggaagaggacGTGGACTTTGAGACGGGTACGGaccaccccccccccatttGGGGTGTCCTCCCCCGATTTGGGGTCCCCCCCCATCGCAGGGAGCCCCCCGCCCCCCTTTTTTGGGCTGCTCACGCCCTGAccaccccctgtgcccccccctctccccagagctgctcacgACCCCCCCCGGGATGAAGCGGGGGGTGGAGTTCAAGCCCCAAGGTAAGG from Corvus hawaiiensis isolate bCorHaw1 chromosome 31 unlocalized genomic scaffold, bCorHaw1.pri.cur SUPER_31b, whole genome shotgun sequence encodes:
- the NELFE gene encoding LOW QUALITY PROTEIN: negative elongation factor E (The sequence of the model RefSeq protein was modified relative to this genomic sequence to represent the inferred CDS: inserted 2 bases in 1 codon; deleted 1 base in 1 codon) translates to MLTLPPGLTEEEEALQKRFAKLRKKKKALLALKKQQSSAGSSAQGGIKRSMSDQPPVDTATATEQAKLLVKSGAISAIKAENKNSGFKRSRTLEGKLKDPEKGPTPTFQPFQRSVSADDDSQESRRPQRKSLYESFVSATDRLREPEXGGARGEPPERGERRLDWDPEPEPEERRERDGAFRRSDSFPERRPPRKGNTLYVHGAELSPELLRAAFGPFGAIIDLSMDTPRNCAFVTYEKMESADQAMAELNGAVVQDVQLKVSIARKQPMLDAATGKSLWGSLAVKNSAKGSHRDKRSQVVYNEDLFGGQ